The Leishmania donovani BPK282A1 complete genome, chromosome 23 genome contains a region encoding:
- a CDS encoding mitochondrial RNA binding protein, putative, whose translation MLRRVSLSALVQRVSAGAVIATDGRTIVVFSQQHHILESNQRARNSPSNVWIEDWEADRLGMKPEPGALPTQLVLDKQLELFNFDQLLAPPEVMEAPKHSSYSSRKVYGERLQFELNDRAQRHSYQSKWWITRGQAYKENLQFKANARSSILLTKSQIKLFHSSQLSGGEVLQQYPVSGGSRRVYSKKGEAFQLLQDHIKSNDFNSGLYFTRRQMEFFKLAPLPDQLPVVQEATTGDRHLIYNVDQLEDPHLALKTLQRAPVNVPTFLLSGEPIMSENTRKFPKTFRSNYWLTGRDAELYQWPIKESEKRRGVPFSTGSSAPVQYELFNVEQLSNPDEAFARAGLFIQ comes from the coding sequence ATGCTCCGTCGCGTGTCTTTGTctgcgctggtgcagcgcgtgtCTGCTGGTGCCGTAATCGCCACTGATGGCCGCACCATCGTTGTTTTCAgtcagcagcaccacatTCTGGAGAGCAACCAGCGGGCGCGCAACAGCCCCAGTAATGTGTGGATCGAGGACTGGGAGGCGGATCGCCTAGGCATGAAGCCGGAGCCAGGTGCCCTGCCCACGCAGCTGGTTTTGGACAAGCAGCTTGAGCTGTTCAACTTTGATCAGCTCCTCGCGCCTCCGGAGGTGATGGAGGCGCCGAAGCACAGCAGCTACAGCAGCCGCAAGGTCTACGGTGAGCGACTGCAGTTCGAGCTCAATGaccgcgcgcagcggcacagctACCAAAGCAAGTGGTGGATCACACGTGGGCAAGCGTACAAGGAGAATCTGCAGTTTAAGGCCAACGCACGGTCGAGCATCCTCCTGACCAAGTCTCAGATCAAGCTCTTTCACTCCAGCCAGCTCAGCGGCGGAGAAGTCCTCCAGCAGTACCCCGTTAGCGGTGGCAGTCGCCGCGTGTACAGCAAGAAGGGGGAGGCCTTCCAGCTTCTGCAGGATCACATCAAGTCGAACGACTTCAACAGCGGCCTGTACTTCACCCGCCGCCAGATGGAGTTTTTCAAGCTCGCCCCGCTGCCGGATCAGTTGCCAGTGGTCCAGGAGGCGACAACGGGCGACCGTCACCTTATCTACAACGTGGACCAGCTGGAGGACCCGCACCTGGCGCTGaagacgctgcagcgtgcgccgGTGAATGTGCCGACCTTCCTTCTATCTGGGGAGCCCATCATGTCGGAAAACACCAGGAAGTTCCCGAAGACGTTCCGCAGCAACTACTGGCTGACCGGCCGTGATGCCGAGCTTTACCAGTGGCCCATCAAGGAGAGCGAAAAGCGCCGTGGTGTGCCGTTCAGCACTGGGTCTTCGGCCCCGGTCCAGTACGAGCTGTTCAACGTGGAGCAGCTGTCGAACCCAGATGAGGCGTTCGCACGCGCGGGTCTGTTCATTCAGTAg